GAAATAAACGGTGTCACCCTCCTCAAATTTCAGTACATTGGGTGTAAAATGGCTTCTTATCGCAAGCATGTATACATCAACCCTATTTCCGTTTCGTTCGACGCGAGCTTGGTCCGCACTTTTAATTGCATTAGGATCATCATTTTGGTCAAGGGGATAAATGAGCTCCGGCTTTATAAGAGCGGCCTCAATTATTTGACCATAATGTGGTTCTACCTGTGTTGGGAAATCGAGCAGCATTTCCATCTTCTTACCTGATATATCAATGAGTTGAGCACTTTCCGGATGCGATGGTCCAACAGGCAGATATCTTCCCTTTGCGATTTTATTCATAGCGAGCATAAACTTGCCCCTTGGTTTTGTTGTATCGCCATGGACGGTGGCAAGATGCCCAATATTGTAATAAACTGGAATCTTATCTACCACTTCCCATGTTCCAAGCTTCCATTTAGCAATTGCTGAGTCTACAAAAAGGGATGTATAGGCATATCCCTGGTCATCAAATTGGGTGTGAAGTGGTCCTAGACCTACAGGGACCTCAGCGACTCTGACAGATTCATACTTAAGAATTGGTATTCCCATAACTTCGCCATCGAAATCGCCCTTTTTGATGGCTTCTAACATATTTTCAAATCCGTGCACGCAAGCAACCGCTGCAAGCTTTCCACCGCCGACTATATATTTACCATCCGGAGAAACGTCAGCACCATGCGGGCTTTTAGGCGTAGGAATAAAATAAACGATTCCTTTCACCTCTCGCGGATCAATCACTTTAACGCTGTTTATCTCTTTATACTTTTCCTGCTTAATGGCTTCTTCGGCAGCCTTCCAGTCTACAGCCGCTATGAAGTCCCTGTCTTTTTGAGAGGCTTCGACTTCTAAATCCTTATATGCTTCCTCAGTATTGTATGAACTGAAAAAGGCCCAACCATAGCTAACACCCTTACCGGCATCTGCCAGGTCATAATCAAATGGAGGCATGAGGATTTGAAAGGCGTTTTCCATTTTTCCAGTATCCTTATCAACACTTACAAAGGCAATTACACCATTAAAGTTCTCCTTATAGCTTTCTATCAGGACTGGACGGTTTGGTACAGGAATGGAGAATCTAGTTGCACCAAGCACATACTCTGTATTGGGTGTGACGAATGGACTTGCGTGATTCCCGCCCACGTTTGGAAGTGAGATTATCTCCTCTGTAACGAAATCCTTTAGGTTAATCCGGGCTATACGACCATTAGCAGTGTCGTTGATGAACAACCACCTCCCATCGTAGTCACCGTTAGTTTCGGAAAGAGCGGGATGATGGGCATCTCCCCATATGTAGCCTCCCATCATCTTTTTACTTTCTTCATCAATACCCCAGCCTACGGCTACGTCGGCTGCAAAAACCGGTACTATCCTTAGGAGTCTTCCCGAGGGAAGCCCGAAT
The window above is part of the Thermodesulfobacteriota bacterium genome. Proteins encoded here:
- the nosZ gene encoding Sec-dependent nitrous-oxide reductase → MRRINLRKIMTLLSLAILVGFIGLLFACKTGQSAAERVYVAPGQLDTYYAFLSGGHSGQIGVFGLPSGRLLRIVPVFAADVAVGWGIDEESKKMMGGYIWGDAHHPALSETNGDYDGRWLFINDTANGRIARINLKDFVTEEIISLPNVGGNHASPFVTPNTEYVLGATRFSIPVPNRPVLIESYKENFNGVIAFVSVDKDTGKMENAFQILMPPFDYDLADAGKGVSYGWAFFSSYNTEEAYKDLEVEASQKDRDFIAAVDWKAAEEAIKQEKYKEINSVKVIDPREVKGIVYFIPTPKSPHGADVSPDGKYIVGGGKLAAVACVHGFENMLEAIKKGDFDGEVMGIPILKYESVRVAEVPVGLGPLHTQFDDQGYAYTSLFVDSAIAKWKLGTWEVVDKIPVYYNIGHLATVHGDTTKPRGKFMLAMNKIAKGRYLPVGPSHPESAQLIDISGKKMEMLLDFPTQVEPHYGQIIEAALIKPELIYPLDQNDDPNAIKSADQARVERNGNRVDVYMLAIRSHFTPNVLKFEEGDTVYFHLTNLEQDVDITHGFGINFSNIDMQIEPGETKTVKWVAEKPGIYPFYCTNFCSALHQEMQGYIEVAAKNSSQ